TGTTTCagtattaaataatacaaagtgtattttatgttaatacAATAACATAAGTCAAGGGAGTCATGTCAGTCTCTAGCGCTCatagtgttgttttctgtccttgtttttaaaacgaaatgcAACACTatcccacaatcgctctgcctCTTCCCACAACAAGGATGGgttttataaaattaaataaaaattataaaataatataatgactTAAGAGAAGTTTTGATATGTTCCACATTGtcctgtcctctctctgcagCTCGTGAGGAGAGCAGCTCTGTCTCCTATGGGCAGCCCCTGAGCCTCCGTCTGTACAGCAGGGCAGCTGTGACAGTGTGGTTTAACCCTGCGGGCGCTGGAGCCTCTCTCccagtgtgtgctgtagagggcggcaccgtgacccctgaccctgcCTATGGGCCCCGAGTCTCAGGGCAGGAGCAGGAGGTCACACTGTCTGCACTGACCTTCACTGACCAGGGCTCCTACACAGTGCTGGACTCCCAGAGCAGGACCATCAGCACTGTGAACGTCACTGTGACAGGTAGGACAGGGGCCGGGCTCTACTGGAGATCAGGGCTGTGATGAGAGACAGGACTCGGGCTGATGTTCTCCTGTTTCATCCTCTCAGCTCACAGAGACGCCCTCACCCTGCCGTCTGGAGCCTCGCTGTCTCTCCCGCTCTACTCTCCTGGGCCGGTGGAGGTGCTGTTTGCTGTTGCAGGAGAGGGagcctgtgtctcagtgtgcccTGTGGAGAGggacacagtgttcagtcctgGCCCCGGGTACGAGCAGAGAGTGTCTGTGCAGAGCGGCTCTCTGACCCTGCGATCACTCACAGCAGCTGACCAGGGAAACTACACAGTGAGGGAGTCCAGCACAGACCACACCATCAGCaacgtctctgtgtctgtcactgCAGAGGGTACGTGTCCCTATAATAACACTGTTATACACTGTATAGGGTGTGTCTCAGCTCTGGTGCTTGGGGCGCACTGAcctgattttatttaattaaacttaaTTGAACTCACAATAATCATAAGCAGACATTTTACATTATCTGAAACAGTTGAACATTAGAAGTTAGATATAAAATGATAAGGCACTTGTATTCAATAACATTTTGTAAGATTAACAAATTAAGAAgtcaaattatgcaaattatgaAATTAAGTATCTGAATACTAGAGCCAGCAAGTCCTTGGGGCTTGGGTTCATTAATGTACCTGTTCAATGGTACCCACAGTACAAAGCAACGTACACTTTTATAGGGCTACACTATATCATGGCAAATGTTCTTTATTAAAGCAATGTATTAGTGTAATTGGGTCATTTGAGAGCTTAGGTGGAACAAACAGCAGACAGTGAGCCCCAGACCCGGTCTGAGAAGAACTGCACTGTGTGACCAAACAACACTGGGACTGGAGTCCAGACTGAGGGCCCTGACATCAGTGCAGAAATGTGCTGAATGGACCTCTGTGCTGCTGTCCCACTGAGAGACCTCTACTGCAATACTCAGTGACCAAAGTCATTTTACTGCTTTGTTGTTTCTCTTCTAGAATCGGTGTTCCCGGTTGGCCTGATCACAGGGATCTTAGTGCTGATCTCAGTGCTGGGACTCGCTCTGCTCTGCTGGCACAGATGGTGTCGCAATAAAGAGCGTGTGAGGATCACCGAGCCCCAGGTGCCCAGTGTGCAGCTCACAACCCAGGACTGCAGCTCAGAGCAGGAGGGCCCAGAGATCTCCACCCTGATGAGGAACAGACACACCCCGGCCAAAGCCAATGGGAACGGGAGTGTGATGAATCAGgtggtaaattcagtccttTAGAAACTATTGGAGCAATTATCTCAAAATCTACGGCCTCCTGAGGGAAGAATTCCCTTCTCtgacttgcttaattgattaaacgctcccatgtgttcccagtatttagaaactggtgatttagggtgacccACAAGATtaagtggattggggctctccaggactagGGTTGGACACCCCTGGTGtagattgtgtttgtgtgtgtatttcttccTGTTTCTAGAGGTCTTATCAGATTGGAAGAGTAATAATGTTCttgtattttgcaagatcaatgtGGCACCTATGGTTATATTTGGATATATTATAACATATAACATAACCAGTTTCTCCAGGGCTGAGATGCTGGTGGCTTCAGCTCCTGAGACCCACTGCAAGACTGTGGGCATGTAAATATGTTCACTTTGTCacagttgtgtttttaattattgtttggtATTGAACCTGATTttcctaaccctgttatacagtgagggaaaaaagtatttgatcccctgctgattttgtacgtttgcccactgacaaagaaatgatcagtctataattttaatggtaggtgtgtttttacagtgaaagacagaataacaacaacaaaatccagaaaaacgcatttcaaaaaagttataaattgatttgcatgttaatgagtgaaataagtatttcaccccttcgacttagtacttggtggcaaaacccttgttggcaatcacagaggtcagatggccaccaggtttgcacacatctcaggagggattttgtcccactcctctttgcagatcctctccaagtcattaaggtttcgaggctgaggtttggcaactcgaaccttcagctccctccacagattgtctatgggattaaggtctggagactggctaggccactccaggaccttaatgtgcttcttcttgagccactcctttgttgccttggctgtgtgttttgggtcattgtcatgctggaatacccatccacgacccattttcaatgccctggctgagggaaggaggttctcacccaagatttgacggtacatggccccgtccatcgtcccttggatgcggtgcagttgtcctgtccccttagcagaaaaacacccccaaagcataatgtttccacctccatgtttgacggtggggatggtgttcttggggtcattcctcctcctccaaacacagcaagttgagatgatgccaaagagctcgattttggtctcatctgaccacaacactttcacccagttctcctctgaatcattgttaccaattgtttctttggtgactatggtcccagctgccttgagatcattaacaagatcctcccgtgtagttctgggctgattcctcaccattctcatgatcattgaaactccacgaggtgagatcttgcatggagccccagaccgagggagactgacagttattttgtgtttcttccatttgcgaataatcgcaccaactgttgtcaccttctcaccaagctacttggtgatggtcttgtagcccattccagccttgtgtaggtctacaatcttgtccctgacatccttggacagctctttggtcttggccatggtggatagtttggaatctgattgattgattgcttctgtggacaggtgtcttttatacaggtaacgagctgagattaggagcactccctttaagagagtctcagctcgttacctgtataaaagacacctgggagccagaaatcttgctgattgataggggatatacttatttccctcattaacatgcaaatcaattgataacttttttgaaatgcgtttttctggatttttttgctgttattctgtctctcactgttaaaatacacctaccattaaaattatagactgatcatttctttgtcagtgggcaaacgtacaaaatcagcaggggatcaaatactttttttctccTCACTGTAATCTGGCCCTTATTCTGCATGTTTTCACACTCTGCCTTGCGTGTTGTACTGGGATTTCCCATTGCAGTCCTCAAATTGTATATTATTTGATTTCCATATAAAATACTGCATTATTCTAATACTTATACCACttctaataattataataatactacaGTAAATATATGTACATGGGGCTTTAAtagattatttgtattattattcagtcGTCACAACTCTGTGCTACGAATCCTGGTAAAAAAATACCCTACATACCTAATTTCATTACCTATAATATAGCATATTGTCTATGATTTGATCATGCTTTAAAGTATTTAACCATGTGGTTTCCCTTTTTAATACtgtactatacactcacctaaaggattattaggaacaccatactaatactgtgtttgaccccctttcgccttcagaactgccttaattctacgtggcattgattcaacaaggtgctgaaagcattctttagaaatcttggcccatattgataggatagcatcttgcagttgatggagatttgtgggatgcacatccagggcacgaagctcccgttccaccacatcccaaagatgctctattggcttgagatctggtgactgtgggggccagtttagtacagtgaactcattgtcatgttcaagaaaccaatttgaaatgattcgacctttgtgacatggtgcattatcctgctggaagtagccatcagaggatgggtacatggtggtcctaaagggatggacatggtcagaaacaatgctcaggtaggccgtggcatttaaacgatgcccaattggcactaaggggcctaaagtgtgccaagaaaacatcccccacaccattacaccaccaccaccagcctgcacagtggtaacaaggcatgatggatccatgttctcattctgtttacgccaaattctgactctaccatctgaatgtctcaacagaaatcgagactcatcagaccaggcaacatttttccagtcttcaactgtccaattttggtgagcttgtgcaaattgtagcctctttttcctatttgtagtggagatgagtggtacccggtggggtcttctgctgttgtagcccatccgcctcaaggttgtacgtgttgtggcttcacaaatgctttgctgcatacctcggttgtaacgattggttatttcagtcaaagttgctcttctatcagcttgaatcagtcggcccattctcctctgacctctagcatcaacaaggcattttcgcccacaggactgccgcatactggatgtttttcccttttcacaccattctttgtaaaccctagaaatggttgtgcatgaaaatcccagtaactgagcagattgtgaaatactcagaccggcccgtctggcactaacaaccatgccacgctcaaaattgcttaaatcacctttctttcccattcagacattcagtttggagttcaggagattgtcttgaccaggaccacacccctaaatgcattgaagcaactgccatgtgattggttggttagataattgcattaatgagaaattgaacaggtgttcctaataatcctttaggtgagtgtatactaatACTTATTGCACTTCTAATATATACTATCAAGGTCTCACCTACTATTCCTTcagctcaccaccagaggtctctctctcccgaGTATTAATCCCGGTGCTTCTTTCTCTCAGTTCCCGCATCACTCAGTCACATTACATTCCTTCTATTCACGTGCACTTGTTCTGTCTTTCCCTCTCCCCATTGGTCTTTCACCCTTTACCCAGTCATCCCTTTGTCCCTTAGCATAATCGCTAAGTCTTGTCTTCTCTCCTGAAACATTTCTGAGCATTATTCCTTGTTTAGACTCCTGTCTTCCTGTCCTTGACCACCTCTTTTGGATCCCCTGAACTGTTCCTGTTTTCCCTTCTCTATTTCCCCTCttggattgtttgcctttctgctttgctactaaagagcctgcacttggatctatACACCTTGCCTTTGAGAAACgttacatatatattacattaatcTTGTTTAATACCGTTTTATATTCTAATATGCATTCTACTTCTACAAATAATTTATActacattaaattaattgaatactgtattataaacTTACTTATTTAACATCTAATACTAatagaaatacattatttttgtttaattttgtttaatacaGTTTTACATACTAATACATATTAGTACTTCTACTAGGCTACTAGTAATAATGatactacattacatttagctTTGATACAGATTCATATTATTCACTACTCATACCTACATCTCAATTAATTCCCTGTacattatactgtatatacattttattataccataatatactataatacacatttataccatattacacatttataccatattacacttttatactATAGCATACTATAGTATATTGTACTTACTACACTACTACATGTACATACTGCTTACTATACTCACATatactttcacatgcagacaaagtttcTTAAGGAACTTCAGCATTCTAGTTTAGTATAGTAAACTTAAAATACCTACTTTTATAGAACCTCATACTATTTTCAGACACTAAAACAATAATGCCAACAAGTCAGACTATGTATGTTGGGCTTGGTTTTAAATGTGATGCAGCTTCATCTGCCCCCCACACAAACACTAGAACAGTTGTGAAGTCACAGTTCATATTCAACCTTTATTTCACATTGCGCCCTTCGGGAACCAATTGACAGGGTGCTATTCAGGATTCATGTAGACATGATGTACATAGTGGTGAAccattaggcacggaggagagaaaaacaaaaactcctggcggagaaaataaatctctgggggtccaagGCCTAACGGTTTTGCCTCCCCTCTAGGCAGAGTCACAGATTGTGTAGGTGTGGTATGCGTGTTGCGGTGAAGTGTCTGAGCCGGCCGTCCAGTACAGCGTTTAAACCGCAACAAGGTGAAATCCATTGTCCAGGCGTTCAGGAACATGGATCCAGTCTTTGGGGTCACTCTGTCACAGGTCCACGGCCGCAGTAACCATCTCTGATCCGCCAGTACAATCGGAGCAGGTTGCTCAGTGGGACAGGGCATGCAGGCGAGAGAAAAATAAGTGTAAATTAAAGCAGTTAACACTCTGCTCTCACAATTTAAATAACTCAAATTCCTACATTCCTCTATCCATTTGCTGACCTATTCCCTTGAGAATCTAAACTTTGCAAGTAATtttgttaataaatacataaataaataaaataaaaaacatgcagacacacacataataaaCTCACCCACTCTCTGGTACAGTGCCCCTAAATTAAGGATATTTGGGAAAACATTAACAAGGCAATAACAAACTGCAAAATGACTATATACATACCTTTATTTGCTCCTGCTcactttggttttgtgttttggtaaaataatgcattaaaatgtattatgaggTAGTATAAACAAAATTGCACATTCAATTTACCCATTTGATATCAGTTATTTCTATATAGAAAAGACAAGTTTTTTTAGTGTTAGAGTTAAGTTATATTTACCAGTTTACAAGTAGTAAATtgggtttttgttgttttcatgcCCAGAACATTACTTGGGAAGCAGACTTGGTAAGATCCTGATTACAGCGTACCAAACTGGACATGAGATTGGAGGCAATATAaggcaccactgtcaatcagacagGTTATGGGGGGTACCAACTAAAaagtattcatattcatattctgcCGTTGCCGTCAATGTCACGAAGACTTGTTTTCCTTAGAGCCACTTTGTACATTTTCCTATGCAGTTCAAAATTATTGTAAAATGGTGGCCATCTATGGTGTAGCTATTTTCTTTAGACTGAGAGCAAGACTTCTTAACCAAGTTGTAGATTAATCCacattatcagtattatttttCCACCTGTTCAGACCAAGTTTGAGGTACAGCGCAGTCTGGACTCGGCTGATTTTTAGTCCAATTAAGGTGCACTAAGTCACCAGTACACTACAATCAACTTGTTTGTGGCAACTCATTACACATACAGTAATTAACTTTACTACTTGGCTAATATGTGTATCAGACATGAGCATGGCACAAcagaaaaatatctgaaatgcaGAAATGGATCACCAATGGCCCTCACATATAGGGGGTGTATTCGTCACTACaataaggaaaaaaacacagaacaatgTAAATGATCAAAGACAGGGGCATTCAATctaagccagtggttcccaaaccagtcctgggggaccctctaccctgttggtttttgttctaaccgagctctcaattacttaattgaaccttatttgaagtaacaatctgcttagattaatattttaaattgtgtaagaaaatagttgtttcttcatgacattttttaatataattatatacttaacttaaaacccttacggtttaaaataattaaaagtctctaaTTTAGggaattattagttcaattaaggtttaaattaagtaattaagagctcggttggaacaaaaaccagcagggtagggggtcccccaggactggtttaggaaccactgctctaagcCTTTACCACTGGAATGAGACCTACACAATTGATCAGTTACACTCATAGGTGGATATATCTATGTTTGCACTATATGGTGTCATTATTGCATACGAGGTTTGTTTAGAGCGAGGCTTCATAGTTTAGCCGTTGACAAACTGCTTTGGACATTTTTTGATGCGGTCACCAATTTGAATGCAAGTTCATGTTTCCACTGCTTAGTAAATAAACAATCTAAATAGGATCAGCAGATGTATTTAATAGCTGAATTGACATATTTGAATAGTCTTAATGAGAGAGTTTATTGGATTCTGACTTCTGCTGCttagacacacattacacagaaATATTTACATGTTCAGGGGAGAAAAAAAGTCTCAGGGTCAATAGTCAAGTTCAGCAGTACACTTATAAAGGAGTATGGACAGACTGAACAGTAGTGGGGAAAAAGGTCACGTTAGAGCACAGATAGGTGAAGCATTTTCATCCCTTAGGGGTTTGATTAATCAAaaggcagaggcagagagattGAGTCTTCACAGGAACATGGGATCtggggtggagagagagagagacacacatgaCTCTAACAAAAGGCTCAGGGCTACAATgcagaaaaccaaacaaacacatgGACTTCTTTTGAAGCTGGAATTTTAAGCAATTTGAAATCCATTTCCGTAGGGATGATACTGGTTGGTTTTAAATTGGTTTTCCTAAAACATTTGAGACAAAGATAGCATTTGCACGAATAACACTTTTTCCAAATTATAATGGTTTCAGGGATGATATCCGTGAAAGTTGGAGTGGACTgcaaaaatagtttttaaatacaagggttTCAATTTTAGGAGAGAATATAGATTGGGCTCCATCTTGGATCGTGCAGGAACAATTCACACATTGTATGAACACCATAATCGGTCACGTTTTGTTTTCCCAAGAGAAGCAATttgagtgatttttttttttccccattattCGGTTGTCCCTGGGAGCTGGTTGGTTGGCAGTGAATacccctccacccccaaagCTATGTCACACACAAGTGTTTTAAAAGGAATCAGCCGAAGTCCTACAGGTACAGTGTGGGGACTACCATTTTTACTaatacccccccacacacactgcttATTTATGTGTAAATAATACACAGAATTAGTATTGCCATTATGGATTTTGCCACTCATTGTAGTGCTTTGTTCCCTTTTCTCTGGCTTTGCAATACAGTTCTGTAGGACACGGTCATTCAGGGCTCACTACTTTAACGGCCTGCATCAGTCATGTGCTTATTGGGCATCAGACCTGTTGAGATtctatccatctctctctcactcttcccCTGAAACACAGTCTGTGCCCAATGATCACTGCAATCCCAGTGACAAGCAGCAGCACTGCCACCACTGCCACCACTGCCACCACTGCACCCACCCTGGACCTCCTGAGAACCCCCGACCCTGCAAGACAAGGGTAGGTAAATTCAAGGGGGGTAAATACAATCAGCTTCAACAAGGGAGATAAAAAGCCTCAGGGGTCAGTGAGCAGCAGCCACGGCTGTGCTTCAGCTCTTCAGTGATCTGTGGACTCTAGTGGGACTCACTATCACATAACAGGCTCTTACCTCTCACAgtgtcacacacagacacagagacgttGCTGACAGTGCGGTTGTTCCCTGACTCCCTCAGTGTGTAGTTTCCCTGGTCAGCTGCTGTGAGTGAGCGCAGGGTCAGAGAACCgttctgcactgacactctgTGCTCGTACCCGGGGCCAGGGCGACTTGCTGCGTCCCTCTCCACagcgcacactgagacacaggctccctctcctgcagcagcaaacagcacctCCACCGGCCCAGGAGAGTAGAGCGGGAGAGACAGCGAGGCTCCAGATGGCAGGGTGAGGGCGTCTCTGTGAGCTGAGAGGATGAAACAGGAGAACATCAGCCTGAGTCCAGTCTCTCATCACAGCCCTGATCTCCAGAAGTGCCCGGCCCCTGTCCTACCTGTCACAGTGACGTTCACAGTGCTGATGGTCTCTCTGCTCTGGGAGTCCAGCACTGTGTAGGAGCCCTGGTCAGTGAAGGTCAGTGCAGACAGTGTGACCTCCTGCTCCTGCCCTGAGACTCGAGGCACATAGgcagggtcaggggtcacggtgccgccctctacagcacacactggGAGAGAGGCTCCAGCGCCCGCAGGGTTAAACCACACTGTCACAGCTGCCCTGCTGTACAGACGGAGGCTCAGGGGCTGCCCATAGGAGACAGAGCTGCTCTCCTCACGGCCTGTGGAGAGAACATGTTGTACATAAGAAAccaggtgtttgtgtgtgttggggtaGGGATGGGAGGACATGCGAATCAAGACATTCCGATTCTTACCTGTGATGGTGAGACTGACATCTCCGAGAAAAGCATCCTGTTTTCTCTGTCCCTCACAGAAACACTCGTATATCTCTCCATCAGAGAGCAGTGTGTGCTGGAGGGTCAGAGAGAAGTCCCCCTGTCTGATCCTCTCCAGGGGAACCTCAGTCCTGTTCTCAAACCCAGGACCGGGGTAGACTGTGCCTCTCCTGAACACATAGACATCCTGATTCACTGTCTGCCACTTAATGTAGAGCTGCTCTACAGGAGTCCCTCTGTAGGCTGATCCATCACAGGGCAGAGTGACGGAGTCCCCGACtctcactgacactgagacaggAGCTGAGGAGACTGGAGAATGGAGAAAAGTTGACATCATACTGCAAAGAGGAGACCTAGAGAATATTGTCTTAGAATAAGGAAAactgcaaaaaataaacaaaacatgattCAAAAAACCTTGTCTGAAAGTATTCATATTCTTCAAATGTACACAATCGTATtgacatatacagctctggaaaaaattatgagaccactccaagttcagaaaccaatgttaagtggtctcttaatttcttccagagctgtagaTTACTAATTAAACCATACATATTCAACAACTATATTTTTCATAGTTTGTTAAATACTTGTTCAGTTTAGAGAAAACAATCTTAACTAAAATATCTAAGACAGGATTTTGTCACTATACTGAAataatcaaatgaaaataaagaaaaataaccttCCTTGCCTCCAGTCATAACTCCAGCCAGGACAATCCACTGAAGCATGATTCCCAGGGAAAATCTGATCCTGGGAAGTCAAATATATCATTATTAAATAAGgcttacattttcattataaaacACAGGGTTGCAGAGTGTTGGGTAAGAGCCATGGTTAAGCTCATGTCTTCTGGTTATTGTTCCAGATAAGTGCTTGGGTACATAATCAAAccctttaactttaatttaATACACCTATAAACAGCTGACAGCAATTAAAAAAGGTCAACTGATATGTTAATCACTCTTCTACTTGTGTTATTTAGCTCTCATCTGGAACAAACCCCTGCAGACATGGGGGTAGGGCTGGGCTGAATACCACTGTTGTAACATTTATGCATACATGAGTGGGAAAGGCAGATGAACAGTGGCGTACCACGAGTCTCTGGTGCTTGGAGATCGATGCCTTGATCCTCAGCCGAGGATTCGTCCTGGGTCTTCAGATGGATCCCACGCTAGGGGGATGATTAATGTACACTTTTCTTACTGCATTTTGTCTCCAGCTTTACAGGACCTGGGTTTGGTGTGCAGAAGAGCCTCTTCCAGTTGTGTAGGGCATCATTGGGACAGACTGTTGTGGGGAGAGAAGTGATGTTGTGATTCcttgttgtattgttatttatgaGGAGACCTCATCGTATAAGGAAGGTGATAATCATTGCTTTGGGCTAGGCTTCCCATATACTTCAGTTTAATAGAAGACCTGcaacaatatttaaatttagTCGAAACAGAAACCCTACTTTGTATTACATTCGTGTTTATTACCTGAAGTGTTGAgcagagaatgtgttcgtttactctttaaataaactaataatcTGCACTGACACAAAGGGGTAGATGTACTAACAAAGTCACTACTCAAACATATCCTCATTGCTTTTCTGGTGTGAAGTCTCAAAATAATATAGCGTTTTTATGTTAAAGACCACAGCAAATGGTGATTTAAAGATAAGTAGCATCATTGTGAGGAGCATTGCATGAGCTTTgcaatattttaatacattagcTTAGCAACGCTAGCACACAATACCATTTAAATGAAAACGTGCACCTTATTATAGGTCCTGTCCCGGCAGAAGCCATTCATCCACCTGATATCAATTAAACTAGTTTAGCAGCGCCGGGACAGAAGCAAGAAACCGGGCTTAAATTCAGATCaaactgggggtggggggtatagATCAGAAGCGGTGAACGAGAGCCTGTGTTTTACAGTTTGATTGGTTTTTATTGAACATGCATTTGGTTTTATGAATTCAGAGTTCTTCAAATTTGTTTTACCATTCAGGTCTACTCTATGTATGTTCCCGTACTGCGCATGTCTACCAAGTCTCCACAGCCAATTTCAAATTGAATGAAAACAATGACAAGCTGCTGCAGATTCAGTAATTTGACTTAATTTACCCAAGTTCAGTTACAAACACAACTGTATTCCGTCGTTGCTGTGTTTTAAAGCACATGCATGATGCCTTACTTTCGGTTTTGTATCCGGTCAATGAATAGGCGATTCGTAAGAGCCACACATATACCGTGAACCTGACATTTAAAATGGATTTCACGATCAATAAATCAGACTGTTGAATATGTACGCGCGATTTCATTATTCTTATACTTAAATTACAACTTTGAATACTTCTGGCAATGCAGATCAGATTCATGTTGATTCATGTTGTCTTCTGTTTAACTTTTTATTCAATTGTATAACCATTTAATATTTATGCATTTCTTTTCTCTGCGTTTCACAATAAAATTGTTGACTTTATATTTCAATACTCACGGACTTGTGCAACAAGGTGCATTTctacagacacaaacagtatcCTTTA
This Amia ocellicauda isolate fAmiCal2 chromosome 15, fAmiCal2.hap1, whole genome shotgun sequence DNA region includes the following protein-coding sequences:
- the LOC136711090 gene encoding uncharacterized protein LOC136711090, coding for MRICWIVLAVTVTADPVTVSVRVGDSVTLPCVGLACRGTPIEQLYIKWQTVDQDVYVFRRGTVYPGPGFENRTEVPLERIRQGDFSLTLQHTLLSDGEIYECFCEGQRKQDAFLGDVSLTITAREESSSVSYGQPLSLRLYSRAAVTVWFNPAGAGASLPVCAVEGGTVTPDPAYGPRVSGQEQEVTLSALTFTDQGSYTVLDSQSRTISTVNVTVTAHRDALTLPSGASLSLPLYSPGPVEVLFAVAGEGACVSVCPVERDTVFSPGPGYEQRVSVQSGSLTLRSLTAADQGNYTVRESSTDHTISNVSVSVTAEESVFPVGLITGILVLISVLGLALLCWHRWCRNKERVRITEPQVPSVQLTTQDCSSEQEGPEISTLMRNRHTPAKANGNGSVMNQVVNSVL
- the LOC136711091 gene encoding uncharacterized protein LOC136711091 isoform X1, which produces MLQWIVLAGVMTGGKEVSSAPVSVSVRVGDSVTLPCDGSAYRGTPVEQLYIKWQTVNQDVYVFRRGTVYPGPGFENRTEVPLERIRQGDFSLTLQHTLLSDGEIYECFCEGQRKQDAFLGDVSLTITGREESSSVSYGQPLSLRLYSRAAVTVWFNPAGAGASLPVCAVEGGTVTPDPAYVPRVSGQEQEVTLSALTFTDQGSYTVLDSQSRETISTVNVTVTAHRDALTLPSGASLSLPLYSPGPVEVLFAAAGEGACVSVCAVERDAASRPGPGYEHRVSVQNGSLTLRSLTAADQGNYTLRESGNNRTVSNVSVSVCDTVRGSGVLRRSRVGAVVAVVAVVAVLLLVTGIAVIIGHRLCFRGRVRERWIESQQV
- the LOC136711091 gene encoding uncharacterized protein LOC136711091 isoform X2, with translation MLQWIVLAGVMTGVSSAPVSVSVRVGDSVTLPCDGSAYRGTPVEQLYIKWQTVNQDVYVFRRGTVYPGPGFENRTEVPLERIRQGDFSLTLQHTLLSDGEIYECFCEGQRKQDAFLGDVSLTITGREESSSVSYGQPLSLRLYSRAAVTVWFNPAGAGASLPVCAVEGGTVTPDPAYVPRVSGQEQEVTLSALTFTDQGSYTVLDSQSRETISTVNVTVTAHRDALTLPSGASLSLPLYSPGPVEVLFAAAGEGACVSVCAVERDAASRPGPGYEHRVSVQNGSLTLRSLTAADQGNYTLRESGNNRTVSNVSVSVCDTVRGSGVLRRSRVGAVVAVVAVVAVLLLVTGIAVIIGHRLCFRGRVRERWIESQQV